The Paroedura picta isolate Pp20150507F chromosome 2, Ppicta_v3.0, whole genome shotgun sequence sequence ATAAAATGGCTGAGCTGCTCAAGCAGCTCATGTGGCCTTTTTCTTCCCCACTACAACTCCCTGGAtttaaaaacaaccattttcttatTCTGTGGAGCACATTTCTTCTACTTCTGCCAGCCCCAGATCTTCCCCCATTGCCCGATTCAAGGGTAGGGGTCTTGCTGGGAACATGCTGCAGTTTATCTTTTATATAAACAAATATTGTAGAAGTTACAGAGAGGAAAATGCAGAGAAGTGGTTACAGTTACAAGTCTTCCTGAATGGAATATTTCATGTTTGCCTGGAAGATTCTAATTCTTTAGGCTTAACATGGTCTATATCTGCCCATGACTGTAAACTTCAGCAAAGGGCTCTTACCTTTGGGGTGACAGAAGTTCACTCTCATCAGATATTGCAgccgctgctcctgctgctgaaaTCTTCTGGCTGGGATTTTGGCCCCAAAGGGCAAGAATGAAAACTGAAGCTCATCAGACTTCTTAGCAGTGAAATGGACTAGTGGCCCTGTTCAGGAAAAGGTGGCTTCCCTCTGTCGGCCCCATCTGAGATTTCCATCCAGGGTAGCCGTGGATCCTTGGGTGGGCCTGTGTTGCTTTCCGAAAACTAGGAAGAGGGACAGAGCCATTCCCCTCCGAGCCTTCTGCAAAACTTCAGTGGCATAAAAGATCAGTTTTCTGCAGCCACTATAAGGGTAATATTTAGCTTCCTTTCAAGAGACATGAATTATTCCCAACAGGGATGTTAGGAATTGCTGCTGTAGGATTTGCATACTATTGTTTTCAGAAGTTCAAATGCAAGCTtttttttgaatgaatgaatgaaagaatgaatgattTCAGTATAGAGAATTAATTGCAAGCTTTCTGTCCCAGGTACCATTTAATTATCAGAAATGAGAGCTGACCCCTGTAATGGAAGAGCATTTCCACTCAGttttatgttggcagagtttaactatgcaaaagcactagctgcttaaagaataaatagcttctttgaggagagaaacaactttgtaatgaggggagggggagagagtccCAATTGATTAATTTCTGTAGAGGGAATCAGGAagaaaatgtgctcaaaggagcaagaagtctctaattgagccaatcaggacacaggagcagAGTAGCAGGAAGGTCCCCATATCTGAATATGCTAAGTATACATGACCTGCATGTCCAAGACAGGGCGGgcctgctctgagccctgtgCTGATGCCGAGagcttgggtgggagggggcagggctggcttcagcgcggggctcggagcaggcccgccacgtccCAGATGCAGTGAGCCTGCTCCAAGCCCCACACTGAAGCCGagagcttggggggaggggtgggcagggtcggggtgcccgctgtattttggatacagcgggcttaacttctagtatattgtatattttatcttAGAAATACATGACGAATATTAGTAGAAACATTTGAAGAACATAGTGAATTACTGCTTTACAGACTAGTAGGTggtacttaaaatatttatataactagaaatcaagcccattttattctttaataaaatgggcgctaggagccggtcttatCTCGGTCCCGGGAGCGGGTTGACGGCAGCGAGGCCACTcctggggctgagagaagggcagcgcctgcccccccaccctccccgaagacactaacggcgttctgtcggccccaggagcggcctctCCGGGCAAGGCCGCccctggggccgagagaagggcggcgcccgccccccaccctccccgaagacagTAACGGCGTTCTtttggccccgggagcggcctcgcccggggccaagagaaggccggcgcccgccccccctccccaaagacactAATGgcgttctcccggccgctggagcagcctcgccgcgtctgcGATGTGTCGAgaccgctccagcggccgggagaaggcggcacgtCCCCCCAGAGAACTCACCGCATCAGCTGGCAGTCCtggggcaagcagccaatggggagccgcggtttatcccagacagggcccgccctaactcctcccacacagcccttactcctttattcagtctgcAGCGcaccgcgccacggggctgtttaaagataagttCATATGCATATTaactcagaggctctcacatCGTTGACAGTATACAGCCAgttgctttcaggctctgtgtatcaggggggaaaggccactttgaaattaacaagaataaaaaacttcatgttggtcagttttaagagtgcactcagaaattcctatattataTTCCATGAACGATCAGATATCCCCCcacgatagaagaaaaaaaaaacattagtcgtaccccacccttctactaatcacatcgaaacacactcgctggacacccaagctccagcatgccacaatcaacactccctgacgtttcgaggggagtgggggggggggagcctaaccagccttttcctttctgacatatgtgagctattcagtaggcaaactggctgagcaattccttagaaagtcagatcatacaggctgagagctatgtgtttgaacagaaatatatatattcatcctgactctgcGGTAGATATGCTGGTGTGGTTTCAATGGGGCAGAgggttctgcagtagcagaaagcaccctggatgccttccctctctcctatTTGAAAGGCAGTCCCCACCCAGAGCCCCACACGCTCATTAGCACATTTAAATGCTGGTAGCATGCGCGCTCCTGGAGCTCCAAGAAACCCCCTTCCTAGCATCCCTGGCACActttttccagccacacagagaaccccctttggagtcccagagcactccctatgtgtaaaactgtacaacagcccgctctgcaggggtggcttttagcatcaaagatccaaaattaacctgattattttaattaaaccataatacgtttgaaattaacaaggataaaaaactttgggctatgtccaagaaccaaattgggacatcatgattgcttttcgccctatgtgcttctgcagggagactcttcttgtaaatccttacaagagcccaccctgcaggattggttttttagcatcaaagatccaaaattaaactgcttattttaattaaaccatgacacaagctacaacactccaccaaccagcccccgtggcacactctctgagacttcttccaaccacacagagaacccccttTGGAGACCCAGAGCaatccctatgtgtaaaactgtacagcaggcagcactgttgtgggatgtttttgttttgttttttagcatcaaagatccaaaattaatctgcttattttatgcaggctatgatacttttgaaattaacaaggataaaaactttgagcaatgtccaagtaccaactatgggacatcatgattgcttttttgccctatgtgcttctgcagggcaGACTCTTCTTGTAAAACCTTACAAGAGCCTGCCCTGCAGGGTTgggttttagcatcaaagatccaaaatcattctgcctattttttaagcaggctatgatactttaaGCACCATCTACAGGGGCATTCTGATCGGCTTTTCTCCCATGTGCTTGTGCTAGGAGACTCTGCTTATAAAATCCTTACATGTGCCCGCCCCACACGGGTGGTTTTTCAGTATCAAAGattcaaaattaatctgcttattttaattaaaccatgactcaagctacaacaagacataattccaacccctcccatttcagggggaggggccaacctgaccacgtgggcaggaCCATACACCCAccttagtcccgcctcctctgaccactcattggtcagaaaatactgcacgctcattggctggggcacctgtcatgatgaatggtaTACCCTCAGTACTACTGGCCTATGATTCAGCAGTCTTCTTCACAACCTTCTTCAAAGCCTGCTTGACATCCTTGTTCCTCAGGCTGTAGATGAGAGGGTTTAACAGCGGAGTGACAAAAGTGTATATTAGAGCAAGTTTCCAGTTCTCATCCTCTGAAGATGTTGACCAGGGACGCAAGTAAACAAGAGCACAGCAGCCATACTGCAAGATAACCACCGTCAAATGGGAGGAACAAGTGGAGAAGGCCTGATGCCGACCAGATGTAGAAGAGATCCGCAAGATGGCAGCCACAATGTAGGTGTAGGAAATGCTTATCAGAAGGAAGGGGATAGCCAACACCATGATACCAACACTGTATAGAACAGTCTGATGGATATGAGTGTCAGCACATGCCAAACTCAGCACAGGAGGTACGTCACACAGGAAATGGTTGATTTGAGGCTGGTGACCGCAGAAAGGCAAGGTGAATATGAGCACAGTCAGTTCCAGTGACAATGTGAGGGCAAGCATTGCAGAGCCAACAACCAGCCATATACACACCTGCCGGGTCATGATCAGAGTGTAACGGAGTGGGTGACATATAGCCACATAACGGTCATATGCCATTACAGCCAACAGGAAACAGTCAGTACCTCCTAGTCCCAGAAACAAGAACATCTGGATACCACAGTTTGCGAAGGGGATTGTTCTGTGGACATCTAAAATACTGGCCAGCATTTGAGGCACTACCACAGTGGTATAACAGATCTCTAGAAAAGAGAGGTTACccaggaagaaatacatgggggtatGGAGGGATTGGTCAGTGCAGACTACCCAGATGATAGATACATTGCCAAAGATAATTGTGAGATAGAGCAGAAGGAAGAATGTGAATAGAAGATGTTGTATCTCTGGAATGGTGGAGAATGCCAGAAAGATGAACTCGGAGGCGATGGATTGGTTGGTCTGGACTGTGTGTGCGAGATGCATCTCATTGCCACtatcaaaaaagaaacaaatggttAATCTTTGGTAAGTAATTCACATTTGTCTGTCTGAGCAGATTCTAGGTATGTGATACTCAGCTATGAAATCTAACTTGTCATCTTTAGACGTCTCCCTCTAATTTGCACTGTAACATCCTCAAGTTGTCATGGTGTTGTTttcaaactgccccccccacctcacacacTGAAGTCCACTGAAGGAACAAGACTATAAAACCTCACCTAATGTTGTTATATGTTTCCCCTCACTGCTCTGATACTTATTTCCATAGAGTTTCCTAACATACAAATTTCCTTCTTCTTGAGTTGCTAACTGTTGGTTTTCAGTTTACAAAACATGGGGCTGAACAAGCAGGAAGAATAAGGCATCcttttctgaaattaaaaaaagaaacaggctCATAATCAAATCCTAAAAGCTGGCAATCCTGTCTGATTCTATCCCAGATTTCTCAGCTCTTGCTCCACCATTCATTTCCTAGGCTTGCCAGATTGGGGGATTTGATTCAATTTGAAGAGGTTTGGGCATTTCTGGCACTCTGGACACCATGACCTTCTAATCCGTGCTGCCGCTATGATGTTGCAGCGGGGCACGATGCCCCtccgttccccgtgtatgcaggGGGCGGGGCATCAGGCACACGCGCTGGAGCTAGGAGGGCCGGATCGCTGCCAGCCGAGGTAAGcaaagaggcgggggggggggggagatggcgagGGGCCAGGGAGAATggggggaaagccccccctccacacacactggtggggcagggggtcgcccctgccagctccgtggctccacggaGCTCACATGGGCGAGCGGTGTCCCTGAAGGGATACTGCAGGTCGGGGCTGGGCGAGCCAAAAGACCCGTCactggtgattatgcacagcgccggcccgcctCAGCTCTTGCTCCACCATTCATTTTTAGGTTTTCCAGATTTGATTCAGTTTGATTTGGGAATTTCTGGTATTCTGGACAGCATGAAAGCTGCATAATTTAAACTATAATATAGTTTGCTATTTCCTAAGGTTTAGAGGACAACTAAACACATCTTTTCTTATAAAATCTACATTGGCTTGAACACCTTCTCTTCTGAGCATCCTGGTGTGTTATCTGCAGGAAAGAGCCAATTTAGAGCAGCAGAAACATGGTTATCAGTCAAGAGCAAGACTGTTTTGGTAAATCACTGTATACTTTTTGATTACGGGGGGATAAAACTTACATTGCTATGAAAATTAATTTTAACTGCATTCTAGCTATTTTTATACGTGAGATTTTAATCCATTTATATGCGTATAATCTACATCAGCTAGGACATCCATCTCTTCCACATTCTGTTCCATTTGCACAAATTCACGTGTGGTACAAACATCACTATTGCTTTGAACAGTATGTTAAAATTGCCATTGTTGACACGGCCCTTTCTCCACCAGGTAGAACTATGAGCTCCAGTGTTGCTGTTATAAGCAAGGCACCTGGTGGTATCGTGGACAGCTACATGACAAAAGCACGTTCCTGACTGCCATACTCTGTCAACATTTTGTTCCTTGTAAAGCTTTTAGAAAAgtattattttctttaaaggtTGGGTGCTTCTCCACTGCAGGTGGATGGCCATGTCACccttcatggctgagtgaggaCTCAAGCAGCACAGCTATTGTGGCTACTCTCTTGATTTAAAAACAGCCATTCACTTATTCTTTGGAACACATTAGTTCCATTTCTCCAGGACTTTTTAAACCCAGTTTCTCTCACAGCTAGTCTAGTTCCTCCCCCTCAGTTCCTAAAGACTTATTTATTTCTATAGATATAGAAGTTGTACTATCTCTACAGCATCTGAGTGAAGTGACTGCTAGCTCTGCAAGGGAAGGTCCTATGGCTGCTCTGTCGGAAACATTTCCTTCTCTGCTCTCAGTCACTCAGGCAGGAGGGCACAGTCTTGTGGTGGGAGAAATTGCTGCACACGGCATGCACATCATCCAGCATTCCTGTCTGAAACCCAGCTTGCCCAGTC is a genomic window containing:
- the LOC143828905 gene encoding olfactory receptor 10Q1-like, giving the protein MHLAHTVQTNQSIASEFIFLAFSTIPEIQHLLFTFFLLLYLTIIFGNVSIIWVVCTDQSLHTPMYFFLGNLSFLEICYTTVVVPQMLASILDVHRTIPFANCGIQMFLFLGLGGTDCFLLAVMAYDRYVAICHPLRYTLIMTRQVCIWLVVGSAMLALTLSLELTVLIFTLPFCGHQPQINHFLCDVPPVLSLACADTHIHQTVLYSVGIMVLAIPFLLISISYTYIVAAILRISSTSGRHQAFSTCSSHLTVVILQYGCCALVYLRPWSTSSEDENWKLALIYTFVTPLLNPLIYSLRNKDVKQALKKVVKKTAES